One window of the Archangium primigenium genome contains the following:
- a CDS encoding NAD-dependent protein deacylase — protein sequence MDSLHLDDNTRLLVLTGAGVSAESGIRTFRGADGLWEDQPVEKVATPEGFAADPRLVWRFYSERRAAAGACEPNAGHRALAEWERRLGERFLLATQNIDGLHQRAGSQRVVELHGSLFRTRCAHCTRKPFEDRTVYPVGHLERCDECRGLLRPDIVWFGEMLEEENLRQVRDFLLRGDTRLVFLAVGTSGAVWPAAGFVDGARGVGGRTWLVNADPADNTDRFHHFVQGRSGEVLPRLAVFD from the coding sequence GTGGACAGCCTGCACCTGGATGACAACACCCGGCTCCTCGTCCTCACGGGCGCGGGCGTCTCCGCCGAGAGCGGCATCCGGACGTTCCGGGGCGCCGATGGCCTCTGGGAGGATCAGCCCGTGGAGAAGGTGGCCACCCCCGAGGGCTTCGCCGCCGACCCCCGGCTCGTCTGGCGCTTCTACTCCGAGCGCCGCGCCGCCGCCGGTGCGTGCGAGCCCAACGCCGGCCACCGGGCCCTGGCCGAGTGGGAGCGTCGGCTGGGCGAGCGCTTCCTCCTGGCGACGCAGAACATCGACGGGCTGCACCAGCGCGCGGGCAGCCAGCGCGTGGTGGAGCTGCACGGCAGCCTGTTCCGCACCCGCTGCGCCCACTGCACCCGAAAGCCCTTCGAGGACCGCACCGTCTACCCCGTGGGCCACCTCGAGCGGTGCGACGAGTGCCGGGGCCTGCTGCGCCCGGACATCGTCTGGTTCGGCGAGATGCTGGAGGAGGAGAACCTGCGCCAGGTGCGCGACTTCCTGCTGCGCGGGGACACCCGGCTGGTGTTCCTGGCGGTGGGCACCTCGGGCGCGGTGTGGCCCGCGGCCGGCTTCGTGGATGGCGCGCGCGGCGTGGGCGGACGCACGTGGCTGGTGAACGCCGACCCCGCGGACAACACGGACCGCTTCCACCACTTCGTCCAGGGCCGCAGCGGGGAAGTGCTCCCCCGCCTGGCCGTCTTCGACTGA
- a CDS encoding glycosyl hydrolase, giving the protein MTLFSPSRFAVSLVVSLCLAGVSTPAEAKSAKRGLGYGYHSADDMRALSGGMSWWYNWSPKPETTAASVAPTVGVSFVPMVWGGTPKADELAASIPTGAQYLLGFNEPNFLYQANKTPSQAAALWPVLEDVARRKNLKLVSPAVNYCGDCVSEGGVKFTDPVVYLDAFFAACKTCQVDYIAVHWYACDLSALKWYVGLFKKYNRPIWLTEFACGDRPHDQITLDVQKKYMTEAVDYLENEPAVFRYAWFSGRNNEIPHINLLGASGQLTELGRLYVSLPEAGSGGGTQPPTAGKLTPVSATASSSENAGTGPDKAIDGNLGTRWSSAFADPQSLVLDFGATKKITGVKLQWEAAYGKDYQLQVSGNGSTWTTVTTVTNGDGGVDEFTHLSATGRYLRLYGTKRSSGYGYSLFEVDVFGGTP; this is encoded by the coding sequence ATGACCCTCTTCTCTCCCTCGCGCTTCGCGGTGTCCCTGGTGGTGTCCCTGTGCCTCGCCGGCGTGTCCACGCCGGCGGAGGCCAAGAGCGCCAAGCGGGGCCTGGGCTATGGCTACCACTCCGCCGACGACATGCGGGCGCTCTCGGGCGGCATGAGCTGGTGGTACAACTGGTCGCCCAAGCCCGAGACGACCGCCGCGAGCGTGGCGCCGACGGTGGGCGTGTCCTTCGTGCCCATGGTGTGGGGCGGCACCCCCAAGGCGGACGAGCTCGCCGCGTCCATCCCCACCGGGGCGCAGTACCTGCTGGGCTTCAACGAGCCCAACTTCCTCTACCAGGCGAACAAGACGCCCTCCCAGGCCGCGGCGCTCTGGCCGGTGCTGGAGGACGTGGCCCGGCGCAAGAACCTCAAGCTCGTGTCCCCCGCGGTCAACTACTGCGGGGACTGCGTCTCCGAGGGCGGCGTGAAGTTCACCGATCCCGTCGTCTACCTGGACGCGTTCTTCGCCGCCTGCAAGACGTGCCAGGTGGATTACATCGCCGTGCACTGGTACGCGTGCGACCTGAGCGCGCTCAAGTGGTACGTCGGCCTGTTCAAGAAGTACAACCGGCCCATCTGGCTCACCGAGTTCGCCTGTGGGGACCGGCCGCACGATCAGATCACCCTGGACGTGCAGAAGAAGTACATGACCGAGGCGGTCGACTACCTGGAGAACGAGCCCGCCGTCTTCCGCTACGCGTGGTTCTCCGGCCGCAACAACGAGATCCCCCACATCAACCTGCTGGGCGCCTCCGGGCAGCTCACGGAGCTGGGCCGACTGTACGTGAGCCTGCCCGAGGCGGGCAGTGGGGGCGGCACGCAGCCGCCCACCGCCGGCAAGCTCACGCCCGTGAGCGCCACGGCGTCCTCCAGTGAGAACGCCGGCACGGGTCCCGACAAGGCCATCGACGGCAACCTGGGCACCCGCTGGAGCAGCGCCTTCGCGGATCCGCAGTCCCTGGTGCTGGACTTCGGCGCCACCAAGAAGATCACCGGCGTGAAGCTCCAGTGGGAGGCCGCCTACGGCAAGGACTACCAGCTCCAGGTGTCCGGCAACGGCTCCACCTGGACCACGGTCACCACGGTGACCAACGGGGACGGGGGCGTGGACGAGTTCACCCACCTGTCCGCCACCGGGCGCTACCTGCGCCTCTATGGCACGAAGCGCTCGAGCGGCTACGGCTACTCGCTCTTCGAGGTGGACGTCTTCGGCGGCACGCCGTAG
- a CDS encoding GAF domain-containing protein: MAEVTLDLRGQPKAEAYAELEQHVEAVLEGIRDEVAAMATMSCLLHHAFGHLWTGFYRVVEPGRLLRVGPYQGTLGCLEIAFGKGVCGTAAAEGRTVVVEDVHAFPGHITCDGRSASEIVVPVFGPQRELIAVLDIDSEHKATFDEVDRRALEKLLGWFSRRA; the protein is encoded by the coding sequence ATGGCTGAAGTCACCCTGGATCTGCGCGGCCAGCCCAAGGCCGAGGCCTACGCCGAACTGGAGCAGCACGTCGAAGCCGTCCTGGAGGGCATCCGCGACGAGGTGGCCGCCATGGCCACCATGAGCTGCCTGCTGCACCATGCCTTCGGCCACCTCTGGACGGGCTTCTACCGGGTGGTGGAGCCGGGCCGGCTGCTGCGCGTGGGCCCCTACCAGGGCACGCTCGGGTGCCTGGAAATCGCCTTCGGCAAGGGCGTCTGCGGGACCGCCGCCGCCGAGGGCCGCACCGTCGTCGTCGAGGACGTGCACGCGTTTCCGGGCCACATCACGTGTGATGGGCGCTCGGCCTCGGAGATCGTCGTGCCCGTCTTCGGGCCCCAGCGCGAGCTCATCGCCGTGCTCGACATCGACTCCGAGCACAAGGCCACCTTCGACGAGGTGGACCGGCGCGCCCTGGAGAAGCTCCTGGGGTGGTTCTCCCGGCGCGCCTGA
- the cmk gene encoding (d)CMP kinase has translation MSQRPFIVAIDGPAGAGKSTVSKVLARRLGFALVDTGAIYRCVALKARRESIAFDDDGKLGDLLGRVRVSFEVVGEDNHVFLDGEDVSAEIRTPENSMAASQVSSRPVVREGLLALQRRLALQAPKGAILEGRDIGTVVFPDADAKFFLEANPEIRARRRFEELFQKGVDRSLHDVLTDQVKRDQDDTSRAVAPLKPADDALRVDSTELPLSEVVQTLEQAILDRMARPPGK, from the coding sequence ATGTCACAGAGACCCTTCATCGTGGCCATCGACGGCCCGGCCGGCGCGGGCAAGTCCACCGTGTCCAAGGTGCTGGCGCGCCGCCTGGGCTTCGCGCTCGTGGACACCGGCGCCATCTACCGCTGCGTGGCGCTCAAGGCCCGGCGCGAGTCCATCGCGTTCGATGACGACGGGAAGCTCGGCGATCTGCTCGGCCGGGTGCGCGTGTCCTTCGAGGTGGTGGGCGAGGACAACCACGTCTTCCTGGACGGCGAGGACGTGTCCGCGGAGATCCGCACGCCGGAGAACTCCATGGCGGCCTCGCAGGTGTCCAGCCGCCCCGTGGTGCGCGAGGGCCTGCTGGCGCTCCAGCGGCGCCTGGCGCTGCAGGCCCCCAAGGGCGCCATCCTGGAGGGCCGGGACATCGGCACCGTGGTGTTCCCGGACGCCGACGCCAAGTTCTTCCTCGAGGCCAACCCGGAGATCCGCGCCCGCCGCCGCTTCGAGGAGCTCTTCCAGAAGGGCGTGGACCGCTCGCTCCACGACGTGCTGACGGATCAGGTCAAGCGCGACCAGGACGACACCTCGCGCGCCGTGGCGCCCCTCAAGCCCGCCGACGACGCCCTCCGGGTGGACTCCACCGAGCTGCCCCTGTCCGAGGTCGTCCAGACGCTCGAACAGGCCATCCTGGACCGGATGGCCCGGCCGCCGGGCAAATAG
- a CDS encoding serine/threonine protein kinase yields MALIGQVLDGRYQIEDVLGQGGMGMVFRATQTSVHRPVAVKTLNPSLAAAPQFFERFRREAETASRLRHPNVITIYDFGRSQDGTCYYVMELLEGESLRELVKREGPMTLRRALDVIEQASRGLAHAHEQGAIHRDIKPHNIMVQQLDGRDFVKVLDFGLVKALEQEEEMQLTSTGQVLGTPQYMPPEQAGGDHVDHRSDLYSMAGVLYYCLTGTSPFGANTVRKALTAALTQTPPKVAAKRQGAPIPPALEDFLQKALAREKEDRHQSASEFLDAMQDAVADASDQELDAVPANSVPEAGGGSKPSQRSVSRPGRSSPSAVRNRPAAAGAARGSTPSPAAARSGGSQPSGVRPTGARPAQGSGASRPGSPSASGVRQRTPRPAPAPAMVAPPEELVEEPRGGGSGKKIALIAVPLVLFAAGGALVALRPSHPEATPPARVEMKARPAAPAPSTTTAAPTPAPTAAAPATDELLLHIHSTPPGAAVFIGDMQIGTTPTVRRQNRNEPVELSFRMTTYQGATRKLDFKGSASSEETVNVTLSPTVKPAAEPTSRPARPASRPTKDKDDSITIFE; encoded by the coding sequence ATGGCGCTCATTGGCCAGGTGCTCGACGGCCGCTATCAGATCGAAGACGTGCTCGGCCAGGGCGGCATGGGCATGGTCTTCCGCGCCACCCAGACGTCCGTGCACCGGCCGGTGGCGGTCAAGACGCTCAACCCCTCGCTCGCGGCCGCGCCGCAGTTCTTCGAGCGCTTCCGGCGCGAGGCGGAGACGGCCAGCCGGCTGCGCCACCCGAACGTCATCACCATCTACGACTTCGGCCGCTCCCAGGACGGCACCTGCTACTACGTCATGGAGCTCTTGGAGGGCGAGAGCCTGCGCGAGCTCGTCAAGCGCGAGGGGCCCATGACCCTGCGCCGCGCGCTGGACGTCATCGAGCAGGCGAGCCGGGGCCTGGCCCACGCGCACGAGCAGGGCGCCATCCACCGCGACATCAAGCCGCACAACATCATGGTGCAGCAGCTGGACGGGCGCGACTTCGTCAAGGTGCTGGACTTCGGTCTGGTCAAGGCGCTGGAGCAGGAGGAGGAGATGCAGCTGACCTCCACCGGCCAGGTGCTCGGCACGCCCCAGTACATGCCGCCCGAGCAGGCCGGGGGCGATCACGTGGACCACCGCTCGGACCTCTACTCCATGGCGGGCGTGCTCTATTACTGCCTCACGGGCACCTCGCCCTTCGGCGCCAACACGGTGCGCAAGGCGCTCACCGCCGCGCTGACCCAGACGCCGCCCAAGGTGGCCGCCAAGCGCCAGGGCGCGCCCATTCCCCCGGCCCTGGAGGACTTCCTCCAGAAGGCGCTCGCGCGGGAGAAGGAGGATCGCCACCAGAGCGCGTCGGAGTTCCTCGACGCCATGCAGGACGCGGTGGCGGACGCGAGCGATCAGGAGCTCGACGCCGTGCCGGCCAACTCCGTGCCCGAGGCCGGCGGGGGCAGCAAGCCGAGCCAGCGCAGTGTGTCGCGCCCGGGCCGCTCCTCGCCGAGCGCCGTGCGCAACCGCCCCGCCGCCGCTGGCGCGGCACGCGGCTCCACGCCCTCGCCCGCCGCGGCCCGGAGCGGCGGCTCCCAGCCGTCCGGCGTGAGGCCGACGGGAGCCCGCCCGGCCCAGGGCTCGGGCGCGTCGCGTCCCGGGAGCCCCTCGGCCTCGGGCGTCCGCCAGCGCACGCCGCGCCCGGCCCCCGCGCCCGCCATGGTGGCGCCGCCCGAGGAGCTGGTGGAGGAGCCGCGCGGCGGGGGCTCGGGCAAGAAGATCGCGCTCATCGCCGTGCCGCTGGTGCTCTTCGCCGCGGGAGGCGCCCTCGTCGCCCTGCGGCCCTCGCATCCCGAGGCCACTCCGCCCGCCCGGGTGGAGATGAAGGCGCGGCCCGCGGCCCCGGCGCCGTCCACCACGACCGCCGCCCCGACACCGGCCCCCACGGCCGCCGCCCCGGCCACGGACGAGCTGCTGCTGCACATCCACTCCACGCCTCCGGGCGCCGCGGTGTTCATCGGCGACATGCAGATCGGCACCACGCCCACGGTGCGTCGGCAGAACCGCAACGAGCCGGTGGAGCTGTCCTTCCGGATGACCACGTACCAGGGCGCCACGCGCAAGCTGGACTTCAAGGGCAGCGCCTCGAGCGAGGAGACGGTGAACGTCACGCTCTCGCCCACGGTGAAGCCCGCGGCCGAGCCCACGTCCCGGCCCGCCCGGCCCGCGTCCCGCCCCACCAAGGACAAGGACGACTCCATCACCATCTTCGAGTAG
- a CDS encoding acetyl-CoA carboxylase carboxyltransferase subunit alpha, which yields MATGINYPLDFERPLIELEKKIDELKALSTSGSVDFSSEISKLEKKAKKLQTEIFSDLSRWQVVQLSRHSSRPYFLDYVQLLFTDFLELAGDRHFGEDPSIVGGFARFGGQVVMIMGHQKGRNTKENMARNFGMPRPEGYRKARRLMELAERFDKPILTFVDTPGAYPGIGAEERGQAEAIAVNLEVMSRLKVPIVSTVVGEGGSGGALAIGVGNRVLMLENSIYSVISPEACSSILYRDSSKAEKAADALKLTARDLKDMGIIDEIIPEPAGGAHRDHPKAAENLRKTLRKHLDELSGLSPDKLVTDRYARFRKLGVFTGR from the coding sequence ATGGCGACCGGCATCAATTATCCCCTCGATTTCGAGCGCCCGCTCATCGAGTTGGAAAAGAAGATCGACGAACTCAAGGCCCTCTCGACGAGCGGCTCGGTGGACTTCTCCTCGGAGATCTCCAAGCTGGAGAAGAAGGCCAAGAAGCTGCAGACGGAGATCTTCAGCGACTTGTCGCGCTGGCAGGTCGTGCAGCTCTCGCGGCACAGCTCCCGGCCCTACTTCCTGGACTACGTGCAGCTGCTCTTCACGGACTTCCTGGAGCTGGCGGGCGACCGGCACTTCGGGGAGGACCCCTCCATCGTGGGCGGCTTCGCGCGCTTCGGCGGCCAGGTGGTGATGATCATGGGCCACCAGAAGGGGCGCAACACCAAGGAGAACATGGCGCGCAACTTCGGCATGCCGCGCCCCGAGGGCTACCGCAAGGCGCGCCGGCTCATGGAACTGGCCGAGCGCTTCGACAAGCCCATCCTCACCTTCGTGGACACGCCGGGCGCCTACCCGGGCATCGGCGCCGAGGAGCGCGGCCAGGCCGAGGCCATCGCCGTGAACCTGGAGGTCATGAGCCGGCTCAAGGTGCCCATCGTCTCCACCGTGGTGGGCGAGGGCGGCTCGGGTGGCGCGCTGGCCATCGGCGTGGGCAACCGCGTGCTGATGCTGGAGAACAGCATCTACTCGGTCATCTCCCCGGAGGCCTGCTCCTCCATCCTCTACCGCGACTCCAGCAAGGCGGAGAAGGCGGCGGACGCGCTCAAGCTCACCGCGCGGGACTTGAAGGACATGGGCATCATCGACGAGATCATCCCCGAGCCGGCCGGCGGCGCCCACCGCGACCACCCCAAGGCGGCGGAGAACCTGCGCAAGACGCTGCGCAAGCACCTGGACGAGCTGTCGGGCCTGTCGCCGGACAAGCTCGTCACGGACCGCTACGCGCGCTTCCGCAAGCTCGGCGTGTTCACCGGACGCTGA